The Miltoncostaea oceani genome includes a region encoding these proteins:
- a CDS encoding TIGR01777 family oxidoreductase, translated as MRVAVVGATGLIGRRLCAALAARGDTAIAVSRSGSAGIDGVPDVRWDPGEGPPPAALTDGVDAVVNLAGAPIGGKRWTAERKRVIRESRTVPTRMIVDALSADGAPRVLVNASAVGYYGPTEAEVDESSPPGSDFLADTCVAWEREALRARDHGVRVVLVRTGIVLARDGGALPQMALPVKLFAGGPIGGGRQWVPWIHIDDEVGLILFALDHAEVDGPLNATAPDPARQRDLVKAIAAALGRPAILPTPALPLRLAMGEMSTLALDGQRAVPRAALAAGYPFVHTDVRAALEDVYR; from the coding sequence GTGAGGGTCGCGGTGGTCGGTGCGACCGGCCTCATCGGCAGGCGGCTGTGCGCGGCGCTGGCGGCGCGCGGCGACACCGCGATCGCGGTGTCCCGGTCGGGCTCGGCCGGCATCGACGGCGTGCCCGACGTGCGCTGGGACCCGGGCGAGGGCCCCCCGCCCGCGGCGCTGACCGACGGCGTCGACGCCGTCGTCAACCTGGCGGGCGCGCCGATCGGCGGGAAGCGCTGGACGGCGGAGCGCAAGCGCGTCATCCGCGAGAGCCGCACCGTCCCCACCCGCATGATCGTCGACGCCCTCTCCGCCGACGGCGCCCCCCGGGTGCTCGTCAACGCGAGCGCGGTCGGCTACTACGGCCCGACGGAGGCCGAGGTCGACGAGTCCTCGCCGCCCGGGTCCGACTTCCTGGCCGACACCTGCGTGGCGTGGGAGCGCGAGGCGCTGCGCGCCCGCGACCACGGCGTGCGGGTGGTGCTGGTCCGGACCGGCATCGTCCTGGCCCGCGACGGCGGCGCCCTGCCGCAGATGGCCCTGCCGGTGAAGCTCTTCGCGGGCGGCCCGATCGGCGGTGGACGCCAGTGGGTCCCGTGGATCCACATCGACGACGAGGTCGGGCTGATCCTGTTCGCCCTCGACCACGCCGAGGTCGACGGCCCCCTCAACGCGACCGCGCCCGACCCGGCCCGCCAGCGCGACCTGGTGAAGGCGATCGCCGCCGCCCTCGGCCGCCCTGCGATCCTGCCGACCCCGGCTCTTCCGCTGCGCCTGGCGATGGGCGAGATGTCCACCCTCGCCCTCGACGGGCAGCGCGCCGTCCCCCGCGCCGCCCTCGCGGCGGGGTACCCCTTCGTGCACACCGACGTCCGCGCCGCGCTGGAGGACGTCTACCGCTGA
- a CDS encoding PAS domain-containing protein, giving the protein MPVFLCPRCAYRESGSERNVRHQPRGCSRCGFGFAFELLEDYYASPKTALIVCDRDRRILVAGHAAFAVTGYDEGELLGHEFAERLGLSGFPDGDPAARSLEWGVRVLDVPCTYRFNGSPDDIPAVADFFPAYDDDGGLLVAVTPKAPAAS; this is encoded by the coding sequence ATGCCCGTGTTCCTGTGCCCCCGGTGCGCCTACCGCGAGAGCGGCAGCGAGCGGAACGTGCGCCACCAGCCGCGCGGCTGCTCGCGGTGCGGCTTCGGCTTCGCGTTCGAGCTGCTCGAGGACTACTACGCGAGCCCGAAGACGGCGCTGATCGTGTGCGACCGCGACCGCCGCATCCTGGTCGCGGGGCACGCCGCGTTCGCCGTCACCGGCTACGACGAGGGCGAGCTGCTCGGGCACGAGTTCGCGGAGCGGCTGGGCCTGTCGGGCTTCCCCGACGGCGACCCGGCGGCGCGCAGCCTGGAGTGGGGCGTGCGCGTGCTGGACGTGCCCTGCACCTACCGGTTCAACGGGTCGCCCGACGACATCCCGGCGGTGGCGGACTTCTTCCCCGCCTACGACGACGACGGCGGACTGCTGGTGGCCGTGACGCCGAAGGCCCCCGCGGCGTCCTAG
- a CDS encoding aldo/keto reductase, whose protein sequence is MERRRLGGTDLELSVIGLGTWVFGGRWGGAEDADSEAACHAALDAGINWIDTADIYGQGRAERIVGKVVRDRGDDVVVATKGGVAWEVGDAGLRIWREASAEYLRMSLERSLTALGMEAVDLYQVHWPVGGVPAEESIGALVDLRAEGKIRAIGVSNYHLADLEAAGAVAAIDSYQPGYHLMRRDIEDGELPWCAANGVGVIAYGPLGHGLLTGKMGAATRFAENDWRATSEFFADEAFPERLAVVDELTALARESGRPGGVAELAVVWVLRRPEVTAAIVGARSAAQAEANAALAGAPLSADEEREIEAILARYPAASRPYGHGEPPDPSDPSAG, encoded by the coding sequence ATGGAGCGGCGGCGACTGGGCGGGACCGACCTCGAGCTGTCGGTGATCGGGCTCGGCACCTGGGTCTTCGGAGGGCGCTGGGGCGGGGCCGAGGACGCCGACTCCGAGGCGGCCTGCCACGCCGCCCTCGACGCGGGGATCAACTGGATCGACACCGCCGACATCTACGGCCAGGGGCGCGCCGAGCGGATCGTCGGGAAGGTCGTCCGGGACCGGGGCGACGACGTCGTCGTCGCCACGAAGGGCGGGGTCGCGTGGGAGGTCGGCGACGCCGGCCTGCGCATCTGGCGGGAGGCCTCCGCCGAGTACCTGCGGATGTCGCTGGAGCGGAGCCTCACCGCCCTCGGCATGGAGGCCGTCGACCTCTACCAGGTGCACTGGCCGGTCGGCGGCGTCCCCGCGGAGGAGTCCATCGGCGCGCTCGTCGACCTGCGCGCCGAGGGCAAGATCCGCGCGATCGGCGTGTCGAACTACCACCTGGCCGACCTGGAGGCGGCCGGGGCGGTTGCCGCGATCGACTCGTACCAGCCGGGGTACCACCTGATGCGCCGCGACATCGAGGACGGCGAGCTGCCGTGGTGCGCGGCGAACGGCGTCGGCGTCATCGCGTACGGCCCCCTCGGGCACGGCCTGCTCACCGGCAAGATGGGCGCCGCGACGCGCTTCGCCGAGAACGACTGGCGCGCGACGAGCGAGTTCTTCGCGGACGAGGCGTTCCCCGAGCGCCTCGCCGTCGTCGACGAGCTGACGGCGCTGGCCCGTGAGTCGGGCCGTCCCGGCGGCGTGGCGGAGCTCGCCGTCGTGTGGGTGCTCCGCCGCCCCGAGGTCACCGCCGCGATCGTCGGCGCGCGCTCCGCGGCGCAGGCCGAGGCGAACGCCGCGCTCGCCGGGGCGCCCCTCTCGGCCGACGAGGAACGGGAGATCGAGGCGATCCTCGCCCGCTACCCGGCCGCGTCGCGGCCCTACGGCCACGGCGAGCCCCCCGACCCGTCGGATCCGTCCGCGGGGTAG
- a CDS encoding UBP-type zinc finger domain-containing protein, which produces MSTAAIDPTVPPSGTGCADCLAGDGPGWWFHLRRCAACGHVGCCDSSPSGHARAHAAASGHPVVQSFEPGEDWFWSFPDEAYAYGPRLAPPEAHPPDQPVPGPAGAVPPDWQARLR; this is translated from the coding sequence ATGAGCACGGCCGCCATCGACCCGACGGTGCCCCCGAGCGGGACCGGCTGCGCCGACTGCCTCGCCGGCGACGGTCCCGGCTGGTGGTTCCACCTGCGCCGCTGCGCGGCGTGCGGCCACGTCGGGTGCTGCGACTCGTCGCCGAGCGGGCACGCCCGTGCCCATGCCGCCGCGAGCGGCCACCCCGTGGTGCAGAGCTTCGAGCCGGGCGAGGACTGGTTCTGGTCGTTCCCCGACGAGGCCTACGCCTACGGCCCCCGGCTGGCGCCGCCCGAGGCGCACCCGCCCGACCAGCCGGTGCCGGGCCCCGCCGGCGCCGTCCCGCCCGACTGGCAGGCCCGGCTGCGCTGA